From the Triticum urartu cultivar G1812 chromosome 4, Tu2.1, whole genome shotgun sequence genome, the window CCCGTCCTGCAACGCTGAGGCGGCCGCCGCCGAcggcctccgccgcctcctccgcctctaGTATCGTGACAATCACCCCGCCGCGCCGCGTACGCACGTACGTGATCCCGGCGTGCCGTTGCTACTGTTAATTATTTCCCTCCAATACTATTATTTCCTGGCTGGGAAAATACGTACCACTACTAgaagacaaaggaagaagagttGTGTGATGCTGGAGCGATGGTCGGTGGCGTGACCGTGATGTGGCCGTCAGATCGATGGACGCGGTGCGAGATGGGGTCCAGCCGTCGACCGATTCAGGTGAAGAAGATGATGTTGATTAAGCTTTAATTGTGTGGTCCTACTAGATATATATCTAGGGTTTACGTACTGTACGTTACGTGCCTGCGTGCGCGCGTATGCTCTTGTTCTTGATGGGGTGTTTTTTGAATTACCTTGTATCAAGAGATTAATTACTCTAGTAAGTATAATGTATGTGGTAACTTAAAAAAAAGAGTATAATGTATGTGGTGATGTTTATGTGTTACTTAAATTAAATCTCGTGCTTGGCGAGATATTGGCGCGTGTACACATTGTTTTTCTTGTGATCTTTGTATGCATGTATGTATCCGGTGGACACTATTAGCTAGACATCAGTTATGAATGGACAGTTTTatctctttttttttgcggggttaAAAGGATTTCATTTTTCTTCCAAGTCCCTTTACCCCATCTCGATGTTTTAATTCTGAAGACAAACAGTAGCATTTGAACTGAAATTTGGTAGTGGAAACTATATAGATGCACACATGTAAGCTCAATCTGAGTTGTTTCATGTGATAAAAGAAATGCCCCTTGTTCCACTAACAAGATCAATGTCTCCAGGACATTTTTCttttcttgaacaagcatccGTTTCTAAATGTAAGGTGTATTATTCTTTCAAAGGTCAAACTTCtctaactttgaccaagtttatagacaAAAATATCAATGTCTAAAATACCAAATCATTATCACTAGATTCACGATGAaaatatatatttttattttatttatttagtATGGTAGATCGTTATATATTTtgctataaacttggtcaaacatAGACAATGTTTGACATTTTGAAAAactaatacaccttatatttaggaacagagcgAGTATATACAAACATGCGCAGAAAAAAAAAACATGCACACAAAAAAGAGGGAGTATATAAGAAGAAGGTCTTCTCATCGAAGAGGCATGCATACCTGTGTTAGGGGCATTATGAATTTGCCTTGTGGATATAATTTTCTTTTGACAAAGTTTATAGGTTAAAAAACAATAGCAACTCAATTCCAGTAGATGCATCATGAAATGCTGTTATACTACTATATTTATTTGGTATTATAGGCGTTGGTCTATTTTTCATATAAACTTGAATAAACTTTAAAAGATTGACTTAGAAAAAAACTAATATTCCTTGTGTTTGGGGAAGGAATGAATGGAGTACTCCAAGGAGTAATTACCAGAGTCTGAGCACGGGCCTTCTCAGTTaagacattcttgtgtttagggGCATTATGAATTCGCGTTGGGAGCACACACAGAAAATGAAGGAAAAAAAAAGTGAAACACAAATAATGGATATATTGATCATGTGGATTGAAGGATGGTAGACACGCACACACCTTTATTTTTTATGTAAACTAGCTAGCTAAATTAAACTCAAAGTGCTATTGCAGATGCAATCAGGCAATCAACAAACAATGTCATATTTTCCTCGAGAAAAACCGAGTATTATAAGGTGCATACGCGCGCCACCACATGTGAGGAAACATTCAAATaaatgatactccctccgtcccaaaataagtgtctcaactttgtactagctCTAGTACAAATTTGCACTAAGCTCAAGACACTTATTTtaagacggagggagtatattattactatgtttttcctGTTCCCACCTTTTAAAATCTTGCATCGGCCCTAAGAAGTTTCAGGCCACTCCAATTCCTAATTTATAAGTTACAGAAAATGCAACACTAAAGATATTTTTATCCTATATCACTGTATAGTCCATTGTCCCCTGCTCTTTTGCTATGTATTTCTCGAACCGGGGTGCCATTTTCCAGTTACTTGCATTATGGAAATGACAAGTAATCACTATATTGAATGAACAGGTATGGAGGAAAAAGAATACAGGAGTCGCCACTAGCAATCAGCTAGAGACTAGGCCAACAAAGAAGACCAACTGGGCACCTTCCGTATGCTGCAAAGGAAGGCATCGGATGGTTCATGATACCAGCTGGAATCCAACACCACCAAGGCAGCAGATGCCATATGCTTCCCAGGTAGCAGGTGATGCCCTTTAAGCCTTTTGACATCCGCTGCATTATACATTAAAATTTTCACGGCTTGTTCTATTGCTGCTCATCTCAGTAAGCGATGGCGAGGAGAATCTGTGATATCTGTAGTTATCTGAAGAAAACACCGGCAGCTGTGGGTCGAGAGTTGGTGGTGGTGGGAGGTTCCTTTGTGCCGGCAGTGGTGGTACCCCATTGAACATGAAGTCCTCGCCGCTATAGCTGCAAAAATGTGTGCATAAGTGCAACTATACAACATGTTTAATATGGGCTCACAGTTATGCTTGGGGTGACAAAAAAGTTCTCCTTTATACTTTGCTTTCCATTTATTTGTATGCGTTGTGATTTCTTTGAGTGGGGGAGTTGAATTTTTTTCATGTTAGGCATGCTCACCTTTTCCTTTGAAAGCTATCGGCATCATCTTTGCGAGTCACTACAGGAAGGATGCTATCTTCCCTTGGAGTAAGAGACCAGGGACTTGGCACAGCAGGTTCGTTCGAGAAATATCTTCTCCTGATCAACTGAAAGATGCATCCCAACAGCATTAGCAGATGAAAAAAAAAGGAAGTATGAAAAAGCAAATCAATGAAATAGTTGAAACAAACCATGCGGAAAAACTTGGTCACAGCTTCTTTGTCATATCTTGCTTCTTTGGCAGCCTGCAATCAAAGGTTAGCATGTTATGCAAAAAATAACTGAAATGACAAAGAACGAAAAAAGATGGCTGTTCCATAAAAGAACGTAAATTGAATGTAGAGCAAGAGATGAGCAGAAGGTATTCAACAAGAAACCTAACCGAGATGAGACCAGAGTTCCCAGGAAAGCTCTCTGTGAGCGGAAGTTCTTCACTGCGAGGAAGAAGACCCCGCTTTTCAATCCATTGACGAGCAAGATCAACAATACTTCCACTTCTGACTCTAGAGCCATCGCTTGGAACAATATCCACTTTGTTAGCAATTACAAGGTAAGGCACTGGAAGTCCTCCTGGTCCACCAGATCCAAGTATGGCTGAAAAGGTGCCTGTTTCCGCAACTTCAACTGCCCATTTATTCAAATTTGTCTTGGTCTTCCTCTGGGAGAGGTCATAAACAAAAATGACACCTGACGGACAATGTTGGGAACAGTGAATGTtgtatttgaaagaaaaaaaactgTTGTAATAAGTATTTCTCTATGGATCTAAAGAAGAACGAGTGTTTCTAAGAGGTTTCATCAGCTGAAGCTGCTGAACTAAGTGGAGCAAGAACAACAAATACAAAAGAGCTGTTACAATCTCAGGACTTAGGCATTAGCAGCTGCAAATATAAAAACAAATCCTTCCCTTGAAGGGTTTTTGGGTCAAATAACAACTAAAATAGATCAGCTTGCTCATACAGTACGAAACTACTAAAGATAGGCCGTGCTGGGTACCAAGATGTATAGAGCAGTAACACGCTGGTAATTAAGAGAAAAACGTCATTTACCATTGATTTGTGTATAGAAAATCGAACGACAAGCTTTGTAGCGGTCATGCCCTGAGACATCCCAAAGCTCAACAAAGAAATTCCTTTCAGCATCATTACTGATGTTATTAGAAGACCCCCCTGCACTTCCACAAGTAACATGCTGAAATAATAACAGTGACAATGTAAGTGGATTTAAAAAAGTGCAAATGGTACAAGCTGGGAAAGCACAGAGCAAGAGCACCTACTTTAATGCCCACCGCACATCCTACTGTCTGAGCTGGTCGAGCAATAGCAGATCCTTCTAAGATGAGATGCACCAGTGAAGATTTACCAACACCTGAGAGAAATAAGAGCAATATTAAAATTTAATACAACTGAAGAACCACCATATTCAGAAGAGTACAACAGCATGCAATTATGGTGTGGTTTTTTGACTACCGATTCTCAGGCGCATACAAAAGGTTCAGCCACTGTTGGTGTAACAGAGTAACTTGTATGGGCAGTTGAGCACAGTTCAGAAAATACAGTAGAAGGTTGCATTGAATATATTTTTTCTGTGTTTCTAAGGGCGGCGGATGCAATAAGGAGCTTATAACAAATAAATAACCAGGTTCCACGCATGGCCCTAGTTCAGATTTTACTTGGCATTGCTTCATGTTGTAGTCCAGATCATGGCGTGACGCATAGCAGGACAACATCACAAATTGCAGACACCACAATACTTGTTtcagaaaaaagagagaaaatcCTTCTATACCACTGAATACGGCTATAGTCCGTAGTTGCCACAGCAAAACTCCCTATTGTAGTTATCTCCCCTCCAAGACCCAAATATTAAGTGCATTGAAGCATATGTGAAACGAAGGTTGCACTTGGTGATCTTTCGGTCAGATTTTTTTTGCGCCCAAGGAAAGGATTTTCTAAAATTGATTGGCGTGCTTACTGAATGATTTGTACATACAAAAAGTAAACAAATGTAGTGGTACAAGGGCAAAGGGACGAGTGTCTCCCACTCCATTAGGCCTCCCAATCACCCACATCCAAGCAGGAAAAGTTCAGAAGGATGGACCATTGTCCCGACCCAACTCACAACACTCCTTTCTGTACTCGATTTGTTCACCATGTGTGATCCGAGGACGAAGGCGGAACCGGACACTGACGAACAGGCTCTCAATAGGCAATTCACGATCATCAATAACACATGCCTATTCTACGTTCTCCCAATCTCACGCCATTCGCCGACCACCAGAGGTTCCAGGGAGTCACAGACGGGACGGGAGGCACGGGGAGGAGAGGACGGACCTGAATCGCCGACGACGAGGACGCGCACCTGGCCGAAGGGCCCGACGCCGCTCTGCTCCCggccgctgctgctgctgctccgggcGCTGCTGTCCTTCCAGAACAtggccgccggcgccggcgcccgGCACGGCCGCGCCCTCAACGAGGCTAGATCACGAGAGCGGTGGGCGCGATTCGAGCCGCCGGGCGGGCAGGAGGCGGAGGCGACGGAAGGAATCTCAGGCGAGGAGGGCTGAAGCACCAGCCGCGAAGGAGCATTCCAGTTTTCAGGGGGGTCGTGGCGGGTGCGAACGATGGCCTGACGCTGACGGGAGAGACGAGAGTTGCGTTTGGCGTGCGTGTCGGTCGATGCTCtgctcttctcttctcttctcttttcttccttttttatCGGTTGGCGGATTGTGATGGCGATGTGAATCTTACGCGCAGGATTGACCTTGGATTAAAGAATGCACGCTTGGATCCTCTTGGCCGTGTGGCACATGACGCCGTACAGTAAGTCAACATCTGAGATCTCCTGCATCTGATCTGACACTGGGGCGCATGATCTAGCTCGGGATTGTTCTTTCCTTTGACACGGGATTTGCTGCGCGTATCGGCCAAACGCGCACTGATTGCTTGCGTCACACATACGCACGGCGTCGGCGAGCATGCAACTTGCTGTGCTGACCGAGGAAATGGAAGCGAGCCAAACAGTAGTAGGCAGTTGGACTGCGCAGAAATAACGAACATGGCCAAAAACACACTCAGAGGTACTTCTGACGTTTTACATGTTGCTCTACTATACTAGCTCCGTAActaaatataagatgtttttgcaGTTCAATTTAAACTTCAAAAGCGTCTTATAGTACTTAGTTACAGAGGTAGTAGTTCCTAAAGATCTCTACCAAAACCCCTCAAAAGAAAAATCTCTCTACCAAACTAGATTACATCTGATATGAGATAGATCAGCATGGTTATACTTTTACCATTCTTCTATctcatcttcatcttcttcacAGTTACTCCCTTCAGCACCAAGCATATCAATGGAGTTTGGGCCACCTGCGACGTCGTGGCGCGAGGGGTTGTTTCTGGCCATATCATTGTGGGGGCTTATCCATCTCTCGAAAGGCCTGAAGTCAGTGACCACGTCGGAGAAGTTGCGAGAACCAGACGTGCTGGACGGATCAAATCTTTCTTTAAGAATCAGACCCTGCATTGTTGTTTCCAGCAAAACGAAATTACTGATCATCAGATGCCAGCTGACAAACATGAATAGAATGAAAATGGAAAACTGATCAGCGCCACACTGATCTAAGTACAGCTATGAACTTTCATCAGCACGGTACAACATTAAAGTAAAATGAGATTTATATATTCAAATGAAGAGCACCTGGATGTCTCAAAAGCCTAGAACGAAATTTTATACATGATGACTTCAATCAAAAAGAAGAAAAATGTGATATCAGCATACAGTGACGCTCACGATGTATTTTCTTTATTACAGAAGACAACGTGCACAAAGATGGATACATAACTCATTTTTCAAGATCAAGTTAAATGCATGAAAGGTAGCATGGTGTCAAATTACCTTTGTGGATCGAAATGTACGCTCAATTTGCCAGACCTTCGGGCTGCGTATTGTATGCCATCTGCTTAGGTCAAATCAGAGAAAAAATTATTAGCCCAGGATCCTTAAAAGAATTGTATTGATAAGCAGGTACCTTGAGGGTGAGGGATGTGCATTTCCAAAAAGAACTCCTCGTGCTGCAACAGAAGCAGCAATAAGTTGTGACATGTTTTCTGACTCATTTGATTCATTTACAGTCCAACGAGCCGATGCGATTGGACTGCCAGCAAGAAGGCAGTCTGCCTCACTCAAATATGACATCACAACCCATGCATCATCAACAGCATCATCGTCGATGAAATCAACAACTGTAAAACATCAATACGAATTCATTAACAACTAAAAAATAGTGAGAACGTACTGTCAATAGTTGAGCACACTATTTCCTATAAAGAAGCTAGAGTCAGGGTACAAAACTAGAATTTAGTCATATTAGAATATACCAATTATATGGCTCATTGATTCATGTTCATGTGACCGGCAGTGATGCATGACAGAAGTTAACATAAATACAGCATGTTTAGTTAAAGCAGCAACTTGTCTATAGCGCCCTACATCCACATGAGTATTTTTGGTAGTTCTAGAATCACTGTTTCACAAATGAGCATGAGATCAACTGGCAGCTGTGAGCCTCTGACAAGCATAATTGTGCAGTATACAGTATATCGCGCGAAACCAGATTGATGTTAAAACTATCATAAAACTACAGGTTTAAGGACCAATTTCCCAGAACTAGATATTTAGGGGTCGATTGTATCTCAAAAACTACGATGCTCTGGGGTGCACCTATATCGTCACCTGGTCTGACCATCCGGGCCCATATGTTGCTCTCAAATTCTTGATCATTTCCATGCTGAAAATTGCCATGTTGGATCAGAGGTCAAGTGATTTGGCTTACTAGATGGAACCAGTCCAGGATTAGTGAGCATGACGTGTGAGTTTGGGCAGGAATTTAGTAGTTTTGCAATAGCATTGATCCCTAAATTTGCAGCTTTGTGGAATCAATCCTTATCTCTGCAGGTTTATGTTTTCACCTGGTGTTTTCATGAAATTTACTCCATAATACATGATGTTGCCCGACATGTACAATCAAGTAAAACTCATATGATGTAGCCCGCCATGTACAATCAAGTAAACTCATATTCAAGAGCGAGCATAAGATAAAAAGAACAAAAGCAAACTCATATTCATAATGCTCCTTATATAAGTAGAGCTCTCTACTGTTTACCATTTTCATGTAGAAAGTCAGCAACAGTCCGTACTTTTCCGTGTGCTTGAGAAAGAATCATCTCTGGAACATCCATTTTTAGTGGATTCCTTCTTAGCTGTTCTTTGAGAGAAAATGAATCCAGATCTACAACACAAAATATGACAAAGGTTCAGAGACCAAAAGCTAAGTTATATATAAATGATGAACACCGCTCTCCCACACATGCTGAAAAACACAACCTTCCATCCCATAGTCCAGTAAAAAAACTGTTAACCCAGGCAAAAGGTACAAAGTAGACTGTACTGGTGTGTAGCCAGTAACCACGATTCATTATCGAAAATGTGGAATTCAAGACATGGAAATCAagtaagtactccctccgtcccaaaataagtgtcgttGATTTAGTAAAACTTTGTACTAAGTCAgcgacacttattttgagacgaCAAAGTAAATTAAGGAAAATGAAGGTAATATAAATCAAGCACAAATTCCAACCATGATAAATGCTGCAAAAACAGACAGGAATAGCCAAACGAAGAAAATATTCTACAATAAACAATAAAGGTACATCACTATAGAACTTATATGTTAAAGTTAGATCAGATAGACTGAAAAGGATGTGTGGTCATTGTTCAATAAACGACTGTATAGGTACAAAAGAAACTAGCATAGAAaatgaactactccctccgttccaaaataagtgttgTGGTTTCAGTTCAAATAAAAccacgacacttattttggaactgAGGGACTAGCATATAAGATGGAATTCTGTCTAGTTCAAACAAGTCAATTAGAAAAATGTGAATAAATATGTTCCACGAAACAACCTTCAGAAAAATAAAGAATATATAGACATTTCAATTTAAATCAATATATGCTGTTTTAATTAACCACACCGCGAAATGAAGATCTATTTGAAAAGGAACCAAAGTAAAGAAGACAATTGTACAGAAGATGGTATAATCACTACGTACCAATGTTGACATCACCATGTGTTTCCCTTTTATTGTGCAAAAACTTCCCTAATGCATGAAATAATGTAAGTGTCTCATCCCTTCCGCATGGAGAATGAATTACAGAGCCAAGGCCATAACAGTCCTGCGCTGGAGCTAGAGTAGCATGACCCTTTAAATCCGACAAAGAAGCACTTATTGCCAATGCAGAATCTAGCCTTCGTGGATTAAGACAATAGTATTGAAGAGACATTATCGCATGTCTGATATCACCTCCACAAGATGTAGCAATTTGATGCACTAATTCTTCAGTTGTGCCAGAGCTTTCTTGTTTGCATATCCTAAGAAGAATTTTTTTTATAGAACTTACGGTTACCGGATTGAAAACAATCTGCATAGATATTAATGGTGCACTATGAGGGACATGCACCGAAGTTCAAAAACTTGTTACCATTATGATAATAAAAGCTGCCAAATAAAATCTGCAGTTATAGTTATACTGGGCAAGTGTACCTTATGAGCACCAGCACCTTGAAGCAAGGACTCAAGTTCCTCGGAGTTCCACGTTGCAGTATCATTAGCCTCATTTTTGTGATGGTGAGTAAGTGAAATGACAGTTGGTATTTGAGTACTTTGAATTAGTCCTGTTAAACATTTCCCCAGTCTTGCAAATGAAGCTTTTCCACTTGTTACAGGGATGTCATCAATCAGAATGATAATTAGCTTTTTTGGGGATCCAATGCTGGTTGGAGAAAGCAATGAGTATTTCCTTATCTTGTTCACAAAATTTTCAAATTCTTCCAACTTGGATACATACTCAAGTTCTGCAAATGGTCAttgaaaagaaaaagaataatCAATTAATAAAAGGCGCTCGCGAGTCATAAATGGAAAGCTGATTACGTACTAGACTACTAAATAGTAAATCATGAATACAATAGAAGTGCATGGACTTTGACCATACTTTTATCAGAACATTATCTTGCAGATAATTTGCAGACTAAGGGAGAAAGTTTAGACCTCAAAGATAGGTTACCTGAATTAGCATGCACAAGCTCAGCCCATAGTGTTGGTACTGGGGTTGTCCACTCACATAAGTCAGCTCCTATCTCAGCAGCAATCGCTTTGACAGTTGCCTGCGGTAAGCAACAAGTAGTAAATTATCACTTATCAGTTAATACTTCAACAAACAAAAATACTGATAGTTAATTATCGTGTTCTTCTCTTAGCTTAAGCATTGAGAAGTAACATCCTCCTTGGCAAATGAGGAGATGCAAAAAAAAAACTACCACAAACAAAAGAAAAGGAGTACAGACAGTTGGAGGATGCATTTGTGTCGACTAAAAGCCACTAGCATTCATGATATCATTTCTTTTTTTAGAGAAAAGGGGGTGCTGCACCGCAGTTCTGTTATCAATATTATTTCAAGTTGGGGGTGAattctcttcttttttttctttgatcTGCTATTACCCAAAATGGGTGGTATTTCAAGTTGGGCATGTAttctcctttttttgtttttACAACAACAAAAAACTTCTAACCTTGTATTTTATCCACTACTACCACAAATGGGTTGGATTTTCAACAGGTCAAGTAGAACCTGGATTCATGATgtgccatatcatgtcactaagAATCAAAATGCTACCCCAGCTGATTTGATACAATTGATGACATGCCTTGACTATTTATGGTTCCGCAAATGAATATGAAATACTGTGAGAATACAAGCATGAAGGAAGTACATACAGATTTTCCAACACCAGCTTGGCCAGTAAGGACAAGACTCCGTCCTCCAAATGTTCCCTGCAAATTTTGCATATGCACTGTCAGTATTTCTCTATTATGAaaaataatactccctctgtaaactaatataagaccATTTAGATCTAAACggtcttatattagtttacagaggttGTACATAAAAATAAGAAACGGTAACTAATTCATGCCTAGAAGTTCAAGGTGCAAGATATATTTGGtaaaatttgaatttaaatcccTTTCTCACCATCACAGGCAACAATGGACTGATTCAGAATGTTTCAAGTTGAAGAGGTTTCTAGGAGTAGGCGTGGaaaattggggggggggggggggggggggggggggggggggggggggggggtactaGAATCTTGAGGTGTTCTAGGGCACTAGGCCTCCACTTTAAACTTCAAAAAGCATTTACAAAATCTAAAAGAAATTAACAGCATGTACATACCATTTCATAAATTTTTAGAATTTAAATTTCACACACAACTCAAGAAACAAAAAGGACAAATTTCCATGCCTAGAAGTTCAAGGTGCAAGATATATTTGGtaaaatttgaatttaaatcccTTTCTCACCATCACAGGCAACAATGGACTGATTCAGAATGTTTCAAGTTGAAGAGGTTTCTAGGAGTAGGCGTGGaaaattggggggggggggggggggggggggggggggggggggggggggggtactaGAATCTTGAGGTGTTCTAGGGCACTAGGCCTCCACTTTAAACTTCAAAAAGCATTTACAAAATCTAAAAGAAATTAACAGCATGTACATACCATTTCATAAATTTTTAGAATTTAAATTTCACACACAACTCAAGAAACAAAAAGGACAAATTGGTCTGTGAATAGTGCCACAACGATATATTGATGCTAGATGTGAATTGGTACTATTAATAGCCTCATCGTCCTCTTCGTTAATGAAATTGTGAACCAAGTTTGGATATGTGTGTATTATCTTTATGCCACTAGTTAATCTGTTAATGTCAGAATTTTTTGTGACTTTTAGGTGTTTTTTTATGGCCTAGTGCACTGGTACACCTCAAGGATGCAAGTGCATTCTACATGCCCCCAGAAAATACTAATCAGTGACCGTTCTAGGTACTGATAAAAGCAATCAATGCCAATTTGAGAACTGTAAGTGGAAATAACAGAAGAATAGTCCCATCTGGTTTGCAGTAGCTTATCTTCTGATTATCCTAACCCATCTCATAGAGTTAATATATCATGACCTCGGTGAATATGCAGATTATCCTAAACATATTCCACTAAGTTGGAATTTTTTTCCTATTCAGTGCATTCAAAGAACAATCACCTTTGGTGCCTTCAGCTTTTCTTCCAACCAGTTCTTTACATCTTCAACCTACAAGGAGACAAATGAATATTACGCATAGAAAGTTCCTGCTCATTTTATAAACTACTGTTTAATGTACAGATTATCACAAAACTGTTTTTGAGGGTCAAATTCACATAATCACATGTGCAGGGCATTTTGTATCTAGCTATAGGATCAACCATGCGCCAAATTTTCCCATCTGACCTGACCACACAGGGGCCATCATGCAGCCTCTCGGTAGCGATGCACGAGAAACCCCTCTGGACCACTAACCCCACACATACTCCTGCTGTCGGCATGGTAAAAATTTGAGCAATATCTTCACTGAGCCGTCCATACCATATCCAAAGCAGCATATGCACAATCTTTAACACCAAAATTGAGCAATATCTTCACTGAGCCATCCATACCATATTCAAAGCAGCATATGCACAATCTTGAACACCAAAATTGAGCAATATCTTCACTGCATTGATTGTTCAGAAAAATTTCTGGACACAACATGGGTACATTGCTGCTGAAAGAAATCATAATGGGTCCGGGCAGTCAGATTGGATAGGAAACTGGGTGTGTGGTTAAACCCATAATGATTTAATATAAAATACCCGAAATCTGTAGTTCTGTGAAATTGGTCCTTAAATCTGTAGGTGTGTGATAGTTTTTACATCAAATCTGTACTTCTGTAAAAGTTACTCTATCGCAATGATTGAGAATCACTCTACTGATCTATGAGTCAATACAAGGGTCTCAACTCAACTGGTTGGAAAAGTGAGTGATTAGTCGACTGGTCAAGGGTAACGTTGCGCAACTCAGTGTACAACAGCCCATTATCAGATTGAGCTCACATCAGATCAAGCCCATCCTGAAGGAGATACACCTCCTAGCGAGCCCGGATCAACCCTAGCTCCCTGTCTTCCTCAGGTCAAGCCGCTGCCCACTGTAGGGGCGACTGAAGGTTGTCACCACCACCAAGCTCAGGCCTCAGATAAGTGAACCCcctcctctccttcctcctgctctgctctgctctgcGCTCCTCTCCTGCCTCTCACGCCTCGCTGTGTAGGTACTATCTAGTGTGCAGCTGACTAGCAAATAGTTAGATGATTAGTATCTAGTATGAGCAGCATGTACATGTGTTAGTTGTGTAGTTTATCTTCATATGAAATTGTG encodes:
- the LOC125552307 gene encoding small GTPase LIP1-like isoform X1, producing the protein MFWKDSSARSSSSSGREQSGVGPFGQVRVLVVGDSGVGKSSLVHLILEGSAIARPAQTVGCAVGIKHVTCGSAGGSSNNISNDAERNFFVELWDVSGHDRYKACRSIFYTQINGVIFVYDLSQRKTKTNLNKWAVEVAETGTFSAILGSGGPGGLPVPYLVIANKVDIVPSDGSRVRSGSIVDLARQWIEKRGLLPRSEELPLTESFPGNSGLISAAKEARYDKEAVTKFFRMLIRRRYFSNEPAVPSPWSLTPREDSILPVVTRKDDADSFQRKSYSGEDFMFNGVPPLPAQRNLPPPPTLDPQLPVFSSDNYRYHRFSSPSLTEMSSNRTSRENFNV
- the LOC125552307 gene encoding small GTPase LIP1-like isoform X2, coding for MFWKDSSARSSSSSGREQSGVGPFGQVRVLVVGDSGVGKSSLVHLILEGSAIARPAQTVGCAVGIKGGLLITSVMMLKGISLLSFGMSQGMTATKLVVRFSIHKSMRKTKTNLNKWAVEVAETGTFSAILGSGGPGGLPVPYLVIANKVDIVPSDGSRVRSGSIVDLARQWIEKRGLLPRSEELPLTESFPGNSGLISAAKEARYDKEAVTKFFRMLIRRRYFSNEPAVPSPWSLTPREDSILPVVTRKDDADSFQRKSYSGEDFMFNGVPPLPAQRNLPPPPTLDPQLPVFSSDNYRYHRFSSPSLTEMSSNRTSRENFNV